One window of the Candidatus Bathyarchaeia archaeon genome contains the following:
- a CDS encoding molybdopterin-dependent oxidoreductase → MSGSDFMQTISGVVCPFCGCCCDDVEIIVKDNQVFDVRNACALGASKFIEYSRYRNTKPLIRKNGELAEASLDEAIERAADILANSLYPLLYGWSNTSCEAIRVGLELAEEVGGIIDNTTTVCHGPSILAVQEVGLPACTLGQIRHRADLIIYWGSNPWSAHPRHIERYTALAEGRFQRSAWKRYLSKLVFESARKKRYRAASLAFKSEVAERLFKEEDRWILPPPEERKLVVVDVQRTRSAELADIFIKVEPNGDYEVLQALRALIRDEDLDVDEVSGVPVERLEELADLMVNARFGILFFGVGLTMSEGRSRNIEAAIKLTRDLNKYTKFLIMPMRGHFNVTGANIVFTWQTGYPYAVDFSHGYPRYNPGETSAVDVLYRDDVDAALVIASDPVSSFPRKAVENLVKNPLIVIDPCLSTTALMADVVIPSAFVGIEAEGTTYRMDHVPLPLKKIVEPPPGVLPDEEILRRILCVVREKKMASA, encoded by the coding sequence ATGAGTGGAAGTGATTTTATGCAGACTATTTCAGGGGTTGTTTGCCCATTTTGCGGATGCTGCTGTGACGATGTGGAGATAATAGTTAAAGATAATCAAGTTTTCGACGTTAGAAACGCCTGCGCCCTTGGAGCATCAAAGTTCATAGAGTATAGTAGATATAGGAACACTAAGCCGCTCATAAGGAAGAACGGCGAGCTCGCGGAGGCATCGCTGGATGAGGCTATAGAGCGGGCGGCGGATATACTTGCCAACTCTCTATACCCGCTTCTCTATGGTTGGAGCAACACGAGCTGCGAGGCTATAAGGGTTGGCTTAGAGCTGGCTGAGGAGGTTGGCGGCATAATAGATAACACCACAACCGTATGCCACGGCCCTTCAATCCTAGCCGTACAGGAAGTTGGATTACCGGCATGTACGCTTGGGCAGATTCGCCATAGGGCTGACCTAATTATTTATTGGGGCAGCAACCCGTGGAGCGCCCATCCACGCCACATAGAGCGCTACACCGCTTTAGCTGAAGGACGTTTCCAAAGAAGCGCGTGGAAACGATACTTATCAAAGCTGGTTTTTGAGTCAGCTAGAAAGAAGCGCTATAGGGCCGCCAGCTTAGCCTTCAAGAGCGAGGTTGCTGAACGCCTATTTAAGGAGGAGGATAGGTGGATTCTACCTCCGCCTGAGGAAAGAAAGCTTGTCGTCGTCGATGTTCAAAGAACCAGATCGGCTGAGTTAGCCGACATATTCATTAAGGTTGAGCCTAACGGAGACTACGAAGTCCTTCAGGCGCTTAGAGCGTTAATCCGTGATGAAGACCTAGATGTAGACGAGGTTTCAGGGGTTCCGGTGGAGAGGCTTGAGGAGCTCGCCGACCTAATGGTTAACGCTAGATTCGGCATACTCTTCTTCGGCGTAGGTTTAACCATGAGTGAGGGAAGATCTAGAAATATTGAGGCGGCAATAAAGCTCACTAGAGACCTAAACAAATACACGAAGTTCCTAATTATGCCAATGAGGGGGCACTTCAACGTGACCGGCGCCAACATAGTGTTTACCTGGCAGACCGGGTACCCCTACGCCGTCGACTTCTCGCACGGCTACCCAAGGTATAATCCGGGCGAAACCTCGGCTGTAGACGTTTTATATAGGGACGATGTGGACGCTGCGCTGGTCATAGCCTCCGACCCTGTTTCGAGTTTTCCGAGAAAAGCCGTGGAAAACCTTGTTAAAAACCCGTTAATAGTTATAGATCCGTGCTTATCTACAACAGCCCTGATGGCTGACGTTGTAATTCCATCCGCGTTCGTCGGCATCGAAGCCGAGGGCACAACCTATCGTATGGATCACGTCCCGTTACCGCTAAAAAAGATTGTTGAGCCGCCTCCCGGAGTGCTGCCGGATGAGGAGATACTGAGGAGAATACTATGCGTAGTCCGAGAGAAAAAGATGGCGTCCGCTTAA
- a CDS encoding molybdopterin dinucleotide binding domain-containing protein: protein MKAGENWSMELTLITGRTIDQGCTKEHAKLSDEYMEHVAVCEMHPEDMRSLNVNDGDNVKIATNVGSVVVKARRSKRIRSPGAVFIPFGPWINIILPSETDGTGMPPLKGFKVKVEPTDEQALSIRDLLLKTYGDKKK from the coding sequence ATGAAGGCTGGAGAGAACTGGAGTATGGAGCTAACCCTTATAACTGGTCGAACCATCGATCAGGGCTGCACTAAGGAGCACGCCAAGCTCTCCGACGAGTATATGGAGCACGTTGCTGTATGCGAGATGCATCCTGAAGACATGAGGAGCCTAAACGTTAATGATGGCGACAATGTTAAGATCGCAACCAATGTAGGTTCAGTTGTGGTTAAGGCTAGAAGATCTAAGAGGATAAGGAGCCCGGGCGCAGTATTCATACCCTTCGGCCCATGGATAAATATTATTCTGCCCTCTGAAACCGATGGAACCGGCATGCCGCCCCTTAAGGGTTTTAAGGTTAAAGTTGAACCTACGGATGAGCAGGCCTTGAGCATAAGGGATCTGCTCCTAAAAACCTACGGTGATAAGAAGAAATGA
- the fhcD gene encoding formylmethanofuran--tetrahydromethanopterin N-formyltransferase produces the protein MATLSYGSVEVEDTFAEMFEMWVSRVLITAENEKWVQVAAEVATGFASSIIGSPAEAGVECLLKPSETPDGRIGAIIQIYHRTRGDLKRQMVARIGQCVMTCPTTAAFNALEGTPRKLKVGRSLRFFGDGFQRLDNIYGRRVWRIPVMEGEFIVEDRFGVKKGVAGGNFLIMARDLKSGLAAAEAAVDAIRESVKGVILPFPGGICRSGSKVGSLKYKIPASTNHLYCPTLRGIEPESKVPEGVKTIYEVVINGLGLSEVKMAMAEGIKAAASVPGVIRISAGNYGGKLGQHKVYLHELLGE, from the coding sequence TTGGCTACTCTTAGTTACGGAAGCGTTGAGGTTGAGGATACTTTTGCAGAAATGTTCGAAATGTGGGTTAGCCGAGTTCTTATAACCGCCGAGAACGAGAAATGGGTTCAAGTGGCTGCTGAGGTTGCGACCGGCTTCGCATCCTCTATAATAGGCTCACCAGCTGAGGCCGGGGTTGAATGCCTGCTTAAACCCAGCGAAACCCCGGACGGAAGGATTGGAGCCATAATTCAGATTTATCATCGTACAAGGGGCGACTTAAAGAGGCAGATGGTGGCTCGCATAGGCCAATGCGTAATGACGTGTCCAACGACGGCGGCTTTCAACGCCTTGGAGGGGACGCCTAGGAAGCTTAAGGTTGGTAGAAGTCTGCGCTTCTTTGGCGATGGTTTCCAAAGGCTCGACAACATTTATGGTAGGAGGGTTTGGCGTATACCCGTCATGGAGGGCGAATTCATAGTTGAGGACAGGTTTGGAGTTAAGAAGGGCGTGGCTGGGGGAAACTTCCTTATAATGGCTAGGGACTTAAAGTCCGGGTTAGCCGCAGCCGAAGCAGCTGTTGACGCCATACGTGAAAGCGTTAAAGGAGTTATACTCCCGTTTCCCGGAGGCATATGTCGCTCCGGGTCTAAGGTTGGGTCACTGAAATATAAGATTCCGGCCTCAACAAATCACCTGTATTGCCCAACCTTAAGGGGCATAGAGCCTGAGAGTAAAGTCCCAGAAGGGGTGAAAACCATTTATGAAGTGGTTATAAATGGGCTTGGTTTAAGCGAAGTTAAGATGGCTATGGCCGAAGGAATAAAAGCCGCAGCTAGTGTTCCAGGGGTCATCAGAATATCTGCTGGAAATTATGGCGGTAAGCTCGGTCAACACAAAGTTTATCTTCATGAACTATTAGGAGAGTAG
- a CDS encoding nucleotidyltransferase domain-containing protein, with amino-acid sequence MAKKPVTYAERVEVFYSVEHWKLLSDLRAKAIRIMEALEKAHIPCIVHGSIARGDVSPKSDIDVFIPGTYPSFIIENALRMSGLPINRRILTQATPHYAIKGYIEIDENTCVSFPLSKMKTVEREFYDFSGKATLEMLKKGIRVPGVDKRLMLIEPTENGHIESSVIGQEERAAKILKISVETVFNRVYTLMRRDNVGRTGLFIEREIPPDESFESTLKRLADTNPAVRRRMREE; translated from the coding sequence TTGGCTAAAAAGCCCGTGACGTATGCTGAAAGGGTTGAGGTTTTCTATAGCGTAGAGCATTGGAAACTTCTATCCGATTTGAGGGCTAAGGCCATCAGGATCATGGAGGCTCTTGAGAAAGCCCATATACCATGCATTGTGCACGGAAGCATAGCTAGGGGTGATGTTTCGCCGAAAAGCGATATAGACGTATTTATCCCGGGCACCTATCCCTCATTCATAATTGAAAATGCCTTGAGAATGAGCGGGCTACCCATCAACAGGCGCATCCTTACGCAGGCAACCCCACACTATGCGATTAAAGGCTACATTGAGATCGATGAAAACACATGCGTCTCATTCCCGCTCTCAAAGATGAAGACCGTTGAGAGGGAATTTTACGATTTTAGCGGCAAAGCAACATTAGAAATGCTTAAGAAGGGCATCAGGGTTCCGGGAGTCGATAAGCGTTTGATGCTCATCGAGCCCACTGAAAATGGGCATATCGAGAGCAGCGTAATCGGTCAGGAGGAGAGAGCCGCCAAGATCCTTAAAATATCTGTTGAGACAGTTTTCAACAGGGTTTACACGTTGATGCGCCGCGACAATGTTGGAAGAACCGGGCTGTTTATTGAGAGGGAGATACCGCCTGACGAGAGCTTCGAGTCCACGCTTAAAAGGCTGGCTGACACAAACCCTGCCGTTCGAAGAAGGATGAGGGAGGAATAG
- a CDS encoding site-2 protease family protein, producing MDEKQMLISLLIVWLAIYLLGRVLPLKKYGLDIKPFFVKYESERFKRILSKCSDRQRVLWRLFSHISVFSGFVLMVFAIGFLSINLMRPLLRYGREVTVVPIIPGLTLDPVWLPYFLIAVLVAILTHEAAHGIIALTEGVKVKSAGLLAFAIFPGGFVEVNEEEMNRLPRISRMRIFSAGSSSNLVFGLMALLVTWTLFSPVPSGIVVINVLEKGPLHEAGIGRWDIIYALNDTKINTYLDLSAFMSRAKPGDRLMVSTSKGNFLITVIQSPEDKDKAIIGLLSPYIPYYRSRLGLSSFLDTQIYLTLSWLLSVLFSVVIFNMLPIPMLDGDRFLQCLIEKASEKSYAFLKKFFNVLSLFLMVANMAVSLRLW from the coding sequence TTGGATGAAAAACAAATGCTTATTTCGCTTTTAATCGTTTGGCTAGCGATCTATCTTCTAGGTAGAGTTTTACCCCTGAAAAAGTACGGTTTAGACATAAAACCGTTCTTTGTAAAGTATGAGTCGGAGCGGTTTAAGAGGATCCTTTCCAAATGCTCGGATAGGCAAAGAGTTTTATGGAGGCTCTTCAGCCATATAAGCGTTTTTTCAGGCTTCGTGCTCATGGTTTTCGCCATAGGCTTCCTCTCAATAAACCTTATGAGACCTTTACTCCGCTATGGGCGGGAGGTAACCGTGGTCCCAATAATCCCCGGATTAACTCTCGACCCAGTTTGGCTGCCGTACTTTCTAATAGCCGTTCTAGTGGCGATCCTCACCCATGAGGCGGCTCATGGAATAATAGCTTTAACCGAGGGGGTTAAAGTGAAGTCCGCTGGTCTTCTAGCGTTCGCGATATTCCCCGGAGGCTTCGTCGAGGTTAATGAGGAGGAGATGAATAGGCTACCGCGTATCTCCAGAATGAGGATTTTCTCAGCCGGCTCATCTTCAAATCTAGTATTCGGGCTGATGGCGTTGCTGGTAACATGGACTCTCTTTTCACCAGTTCCCTCAGGCATAGTTGTCATCAACGTTTTGGAGAAAGGCCCTCTCCACGAGGCTGGAATAGGGAGATGGGATATTATATACGCTTTAAACGATACGAAGATAAACACTTATCTTGATCTTTCAGCCTTCATGTCTAGGGCTAAGCCCGGCGATAGGCTGATGGTATCTACGAGTAAAGGAAACTTCTTGATAACGGTTATTCAGAGCCCTGAAGATAAGGATAAGGCTATAATTGGGCTGCTTTCACCGTACATACCCTACTATCGAAGTAGGCTTGGGCTCAGCTCATTCCTGGATACCCAAATCTATCTCACTCTCAGCTGGCTTCTCTCAGTGCTCTTCAGCGTCGTGATCTTCAACATGCTTCCAATACCAATGCTTGACGGTGATAGATTCCTCCAATGCCTGATTGAAAAAGCGTCTGAAAAGAGCTATGCTTTCCTGAAAAAGTTTTTCAACGTCCTCTCACTGTTTTTGATGGTTGCAAACATGGCTGTAAGCCTAAGATTATGGTAG
- a CDS encoding TIGR00269 family protein produces the protein MVKCTVCGVREAFYLRRYSGEKLCVKCFLESIEDKVRVTIAKYNMFRFDDRIAVAVSGGKDSLSLLHILAKIERSFPKAELYAITVDEGIAGYRDEAIEIASENCREIGVKHSVISFKDLYGHTLDDIVKRIKASGVELTPCSYCGVLRRKALNLLAARIGATKIATAHNLDDEVQTFMLNIMHGDIFRVSRTGPTFEDEKPGLVPRVKPLCEVLEREVTLYAYLKGIRFQENPCPYAGEALRNDIRNMLNRLEEKHPGTKYKIYRSAEKIREAIGSMAPKVALRQCAMCGEPTVGEICQACRLLQNI, from the coding sequence ATGGTTAAATGCACTGTATGCGGGGTTAGAGAAGCCTTCTACCTTAGGCGGTATTCTGGAGAAAAGCTCTGCGTGAAATGTTTCCTTGAATCTATAGAGGACAAAGTTAGGGTCACCATAGCCAAATATAACATGTTTAGGTTTGATGACAGGATAGCTGTTGCAGTCTCGGGTGGAAAAGACAGCCTCAGCCTGCTGCATATACTCGCAAAGATTGAGAGAAGCTTCCCGAAAGCGGAGCTTTACGCTATAACAGTCGATGAGGGAATAGCGGGCTACAGGGATGAAGCCATAGAGATAGCCTCCGAAAACTGCAGGGAGATCGGCGTAAAACACTCTGTAATATCGTTTAAAGATCTCTACGGTCACACGCTGGACGATATAGTTAAGCGGATAAAAGCGTCTGGTGTAGAATTAACGCCCTGCTCCTACTGTGGGGTTCTTAGGAGGAAAGCCTTAAACCTGCTCGCAGCAAGGATAGGCGCAACGAAAATCGCTACAGCCCACAATTTGGACGATGAGGTCCAAACATTCATGCTTAACATAATGCACGGCGATATTTTCAGAGTGTCTAGGACAGGCCCGACGTTTGAGGATGAGAAGCCCGGCTTGGTTCCTAGAGTTAAGCCGCTCTGTGAGGTCTTGGAGAGAGAAGTAACGCTATACGCTTATCTAAAGGGGATAAGGTTCCAAGAGAACCCGTGCCCATACGCCGGAGAAGCCCTAAGAAACGATATAAGAAATATGCTGAATAGGCTTGAGGAGAAACATCCTGGAACAAAATATAAGATTTACAGGTCGGCTGAAAAAATCAGAGAAGCCATTGGAAGCATGGCTCCAAAAGTAGCTCTTAGGCAATGCGCCATGTGCGGCGAACCCACCGTGGGCGAAATATGTCAAGCATGCCGCCTACTACAAAACATATAG
- a CDS encoding alkaline phosphatase family protein: MPRKLIYVVIDGMGDLPIEELGGRTPLEFAETPNMDLLARNGKLGLMYTVERGVAPESDVAVISILGYDPYIYHVGRGPLEAYGAGLDFRDGDLALRCNFATLGKDRRIIDRRAGRDLTTEEASELAEAVNRMVKLESYLAEFVFKNTIGHRGVLVIRSLGKPLSSKVSNTDPAYERVAGLGVVKPDFRMILEDCTPLEDSESARISAALVNEFVWKSHRILEEHQVNKRREASGKLKANVILTRDAGDTLPKFFNINDKYNVKFACLADMPVERGIARLAGMHLIEVPPPSGDLMRDCLFRAEKLLSVLGDFDCFYIHIKGPDEPGHDGQFMRKAETIAIIDRYFFGKVLPKIDLDKTVVCVTADHSTPCKLKAHSDDPVPLLISGGGVESDKIEKFSEKDCRRGSLGVLEKGTMLMPILMGIIKGT; the protein is encoded by the coding sequence GTGCCTAGAAAGCTGATATATGTGGTTATTGATGGGATGGGCGACCTGCCAATAGAGGAGCTAGGCGGCAGGACGCCGCTGGAGTTCGCTGAGACGCCGAACATGGATCTTCTGGCAAGAAACGGGAAGCTCGGGCTCATGTACACTGTTGAGCGCGGGGTTGCTCCGGAAAGCGATGTGGCCGTCATATCGATCCTAGGCTACGATCCGTACATATACCATGTTGGCAGAGGTCCCCTAGAGGCTTATGGCGCCGGCTTAGACTTCAGAGACGGCGACCTAGCGTTAAGATGCAATTTTGCAACATTGGGGAAAGATAGGCGCATAATCGATAGGAGGGCTGGGAGGGATCTGACAACCGAGGAGGCTTCTGAGCTGGCTGAAGCAGTCAACAGGATGGTTAAGCTCGAGTCTTATCTAGCTGAATTCGTATTTAAGAACACGATAGGTCATAGAGGCGTCCTAGTTATAAGGAGTTTAGGTAAGCCGCTTTCAAGCAAAGTATCTAACACCGACCCGGCTTATGAGAGGGTTGCCGGCCTAGGCGTCGTGAAGCCAGATTTCCGCATGATCCTTGAAGACTGCACGCCCCTCGAAGACAGCGAATCCGCTAGAATTTCAGCCGCGCTGGTGAACGAATTCGTCTGGAAGAGCCATAGGATCCTAGAGGAGCATCAGGTAAATAAGAGGCGCGAAGCCTCCGGAAAGCTGAAGGCTAACGTCATCTTAACTCGCGATGCGGGAGACACATTACCAAAATTCTTCAATATAAACGATAAATATAATGTGAAGTTTGCGTGTTTAGCGGACATGCCTGTTGAAAGGGGAATAGCGAGACTAGCCGGCATGCATCTTATAGAGGTTCCGCCGCCCTCAGGAGACTTGATGCGTGACTGCCTATTTAGAGCTGAAAAGCTGCTTAGCGTTCTAGGCGATTTCGACTGCTTCTACATTCACATTAAGGGTCCGGACGAACCGGGGCACGACGGGCAATTTATGCGTAAGGCTGAAACGATAGCGATCATCGACAGATACTTTTTCGGAAAAGTGCTTCCGAAAATAGATTTAGATAAAACCGTGGTTTGCGTAACCGCCGACCACTCAACACCATGTAAACTTAAAGCGCACAGCGACGACCCAGTTCCACTCCTAATATCTGGAGGCGGAGTCGAAAGCGACAAAATAGAAAAGTTCTCTGAAAAAGACTGCAGGAGAGGAAGCCTAGGCGTCCTAGAGAAGGGAACAATGCTGATGCCAATTTTAATGGGCATAATCAAGGGAACCTAA
- a CDS encoding AMP phosphorylase, translated as MKLKVKLLDLESGGKFIVVLNREDAEDLGVSGLGRVKLLGRGREVTAIVNVAFESVGRGYIGVYDEVKRYMGLREDDEVDVEAAHFPLSVYYVRNKLSGRKLTYEEIFEIVKDAVSGNLSEIEIAAFVTALHAFGLDLDEATSLSMAMVETGNRLELKKPLIVDKHSIGGVPGDKTTLLVVPIIAASGLTIPKSSSRSITSAAGTADRAEVLMPVALGIEEMREVVEKTNGCIVWGGALDLAPADDIFIRVEHPLSIDPLLLPSIMGKKKAVGANLLVIDIPTGRGTKIKTIGEADLLAKDFMELGRRLGIRVRCAVTYGEQPVGYAVGPALEAWEALNTIMGRSQAYDLIDKATHIAGILLEMSGKADGNGGAIALEVLRSGKAEEKLREIIGAQGGNPNIMPDDIALGSERFIVRSKRSGVVLWIDNASVVEAARLAGAPRDKGAGVLLHRKIGDKVSEGEALATIFAERASKLERAISVFEEFPVIGVGDRMEMLIHEVRERPIAKRTFVLER; from the coding sequence ATGAAACTTAAAGTTAAACTGCTCGACTTGGAGTCAGGCGGAAAATTTATAGTTGTCTTGAATAGGGAGGACGCTGAGGATTTAGGGGTTTCAGGCCTAGGCCGCGTAAAACTGCTGGGTAGAGGTAGGGAGGTAACAGCGATAGTTAATGTGGCTTTTGAGAGCGTTGGGAGGGGCTACATAGGCGTTTATGATGAGGTTAAAAGATACATGGGTTTAAGGGAGGATGACGAGGTTGACGTTGAGGCGGCGCACTTTCCGCTCTCAGTCTACTATGTGAGGAATAAGCTCAGCGGGAGAAAGCTAACATATGAGGAGATCTTCGAGATAGTTAAGGATGCCGTCAGCGGAAACCTAAGCGAGATCGAGATCGCGGCTTTTGTGACCGCTCTCCACGCCTTCGGCTTAGATTTAGATGAGGCGACAAGCCTATCGATGGCTATGGTTGAGACCGGAAATAGGCTTGAGCTCAAAAAGCCACTGATAGTTGATAAGCACTCTATAGGCGGGGTTCCCGGAGATAAAACCACGCTTCTCGTTGTCCCTATAATCGCGGCGTCCGGCTTGACGATACCTAAATCCTCCTCTAGGTCTATTACTTCCGCCGCTGGGACGGCTGATAGGGCTGAGGTTCTTATGCCCGTTGCATTGGGTATAGAGGAGATGCGCGAGGTCGTTGAGAAGACTAATGGCTGTATTGTTTGGGGCGGGGCATTGGATTTGGCTCCGGCCGACGACATTTTCATTAGGGTTGAGCATCCACTGTCTATAGACCCGCTCCTACTGCCTTCGATAATGGGTAAGAAGAAGGCTGTGGGCGCAAACCTCCTAGTGATCGACATACCGACTGGGAGGGGGACAAAGATAAAGACCATTGGCGAAGCAGATCTGTTGGCCAAGGACTTCATGGAGCTTGGACGCCGGCTTGGGATAAGAGTTCGATGTGCGGTAACCTACGGCGAGCAGCCGGTCGGCTACGCTGTGGGCCCGGCTTTAGAGGCTTGGGAGGCTCTGAACACTATAATGGGTAGGAGCCAAGCGTACGATCTGATAGATAAGGCGACCCATATAGCTGGCATTCTCCTAGAGATGAGCGGAAAGGCTGATGGAAATGGCGGCGCGATCGCCCTAGAGGTCTTAAGGTCTGGGAAGGCTGAGGAGAAGCTGCGCGAGATCATTGGCGCCCAGGGGGGAAACCCGAATATCATGCCGGACGATATAGCGCTGGGCTCTGAGAGGTTCATCGTGCGCTCGAAAAGGAGTGGTGTAGTCTTATGGATAGATAATGCGTCTGTGGTTGAGGCTGCTAGGCTGGCTGGCGCTCCTAGAGATAAGGGTGCAGGGGTTTTACTTCATAGAAAGATAGGCGACAAGGTCTCTGAAGGGGAGGCGCTGGCAACAATATTCGCTGAGAGGGCCAGTAAGCTTGAGAGGGCGATAAGCGTCTTTGAGGAGTTTCCGGTTATAGGTGTTGGAGATAGAATGGAGATGCTCATCCACGAGGTTAGGGAGAGGCCTATAGCGAAGAGAACTTTTGTCCTAGAGCGCTAA
- a CDS encoding serine hydroxymethyltransferase, translating into MEEFFKVALNLIEASEKHELYRGEECINLIASEGLKSPAVKEMLQLTMDLESRYAEGENDLEGHVKRRYYQGQKYISMIEDCVTDLMKMLFKCSWADVRLVSGTHANLATFKGLSLTTKSRKMVVTPLSAGAHISHDYTGLAGMVLGLENIEHAYDVEKMNIDPDKSAEIIRAAKPGIVTFGGSLFLFPHPVKELSDVAHEVGAYVVYDAAHVLGLIAGGMFQDPLREGADFMTSSTHKTFPGPQGGVILADRRDERMEKAIRNVQYAVFPLSTSNTHLGRLPATGIAALELKIFGEALAKQIVRNAQAAGQYLYENGLKVLGERYSFTMSHQLAVDVREYGGGKRVSEALEEANIILNRNILPYDDQNNRENPSGIRIGFQDVTRRGFTESDIKHLCDLMLEVIKGKRKPEEVRKEVIALRKAHSEIKYGFQSVREAIEHLQRSLKGI; encoded by the coding sequence ATGGAGGAGTTCTTTAAGGTAGCCCTTAACCTTATTGAGGCAAGCGAGAAACATGAGTTATACCGCGGAGAAGAGTGCATAAACCTCATAGCCAGCGAGGGCCTAAAGTCTCCAGCTGTTAAAGAAATGCTTCAGCTCACTATGGATCTTGAGAGCAGGTACGCTGAGGGCGAAAACGATCTTGAGGGGCATGTTAAGAGACGATATTATCAAGGGCAAAAGTACATCTCTATGATAGAGGACTGCGTAACAGACCTCATGAAGATGCTGTTTAAGTGCAGCTGGGCTGATGTACGCCTAGTCTCCGGAACACACGCCAACCTGGCAACCTTTAAGGGCTTGTCGCTAACGACTAAAAGCCGAAAGATGGTTGTTACGCCGCTGAGCGCCGGAGCCCATATATCGCATGATTACACAGGCCTAGCTGGAATGGTTTTAGGCTTAGAGAACATAGAGCACGCATACGACGTTGAGAAGATGAATATAGACCCAGATAAGTCCGCCGAAATAATTAGGGCGGCTAAACCGGGCATAGTGACATTCGGCGGAAGCCTATTCCTATTCCCACACCCGGTTAAAGAGCTCAGCGACGTAGCCCATGAGGTCGGCGCGTACGTAGTCTACGATGCGGCGCATGTGCTGGGCTTAATAGCCGGCGGAATGTTCCAAGACCCGCTCAGGGAGGGCGCGGACTTCATGACGTCCTCAACCCACAAGACTTTCCCGGGGCCTCAGGGCGGCGTTATCTTAGCGGATAGGCGGGACGAGCGTATGGAGAAGGCTATAAGGAACGTTCAGTACGCTGTTTTCCCGCTCAGCACATCTAACACGCATCTGGGTAGGCTTCCGGCAACCGGCATAGCCGCTTTAGAGCTCAAGATATTCGGCGAAGCTCTCGCTAAGCAGATCGTTAGGAATGCGCAGGCTGCTGGCCAATACCTCTACGAGAATGGCTTAAAGGTTTTAGGCGAACGCTACAGTTTCACCATGTCGCATCAGCTGGCGGTCGATGTTAGGGAGTATGGCGGCGGAAAACGGGTTTCCGAAGCTCTTGAGGAGGCAAACATAATATTGAACAGGAATATTCTGCCATACGACGATCAGAACAACCGCGAAAACCCGTCGGGCATAAGGATAGGCTTCCAAGACGTGACCAGAAGGGGCTTCACGGAAAGCGACATAAAACACCTATGCGACCTAATGCTAGAAGTAATTAAGGGCAAGCGCAAGCCAGAAGAAGTGAGAAAAGAAGTCATAGCGCTGAGAAAAGCGCACAGCGAAATTAAATACGGTTTCCAAAGCGTAAGAGAAGCCATAGAGCATCTGCAAAGAAGCCTAAAAGGAATATAA